In Arvicanthis niloticus isolate mArvNil1 chromosome 11, mArvNil1.pat.X, whole genome shotgun sequence, the genomic window tatagagcaagtttcagggctacgtagagaaaccctgtctcaaaaaaccaaaaccaaccaaccaaacaaacaaacaaaaaaccaaaaaacttgtgaataaaataaacatcagccgggcagtggtggcgcacgcctttaatctcagcacttgggaggcagaggcaggcggattttgaggccagcctcatctatagagtgagttccaggacagcaaggactacacagagaaaccctgtctcaaaaaactaaacaaacaaacaaacaaacatcatacaccaaaacccatttttaaataattatttattcttattttatgtcttGGAGTGTTTGCCTGCACTTATGTATGTGAACCACAGGCATTCTTGGTATTATTGGTGGAGGTaagaagaggaaactgaagttgtggatggtggtgagccacTATGTAGAAACACCTGTGAACCAAACCCAGGCCTGCTGCGGGTACTCTAAACTGCCctgccatcttgctagcccccaAATCACCTTTGAGCACTGAGAAAGCCAAAGCTGAAGCAGAGTGTACTGTTGGGCAGAGATCAGAGCTGATACTATGTGATGGGAAGATAACTCAGCTAGGAGTGTGTTGTACAAGCCTGAGGAACTGAATTGTGATCCCCAGCAATCTCTGCACTGGAGGCAGGATGGTGAGGGGGTAAAGACAGTCAGATCcttagagctcactggccagccagtgcaTTCCACAGACAGGGAGAAACGATATCACACGCGaacacactaaacaaacaaacaaactcaaggggcttctggagcgatggctcagtgacCAAGAGCATgtgttgttcttacagaggacactGGTTTGGTTCCCACCACCCACACGGCAAATCACAACTATCTccaactctggttccaggggacccaacatccACTTCTGATCTCTATGGGCATCAGGAACACACATGGGatacaaacatatataatgttcacaaaacattcatacacataaaataaaatttaaaaatctctgtgtagccctggctatcctagaactcgatttgtaaatcaggctggccttgaactcagagattcacctgcttctgcctcccaagggctgagattaaagttgtacATCACTGCGCCTGGCTAACATTTTTTTCCAGTGAGGTCAATCTCTGGCTTAGAGAGCCATCCGAATGCACATCCGCATGCAAAGGTgtacacatccacacaaacacctaagcatacatacacaccatgcagGAACTGGAATGTTAGGcccaaattttaatttatgtaaattCCATCCTTTTTTCTGCTACGGAAGCAAACCAGTCAgtctggatttttgttgttgttttcttttttaaaagagttatctatttttacttatatgaatacactatagctgtcttcagacacaccagaagagggcatcaaatcccatcacagatggttgtgagccaccatgtggttgctgggaattgaactcaggatctctggaagaacaatcagtgctcttaaccactgagctaactaACTATCCAGCCCAAGAGCTTCTGATTcaatttgcttctctgttgctgtgattacaTATTGCCTGCcaagagcaacttggggagaaaagggtttatttgccctACATGTTTcagtcatcaaggcaggagcttgaagcagcagTCATGGAGAGACACTATTTGTTGGCTGGCTTCCAGGCTCACATTAGGCTTCTTGCTTATACAATCCAGTACTACCTGCCCAGGGAAGCACCTCCCAGAGTGGGCTGGGCTCCCTCCTCCATCAGTTAGCTATCAAGAATATACCCCACAGACCAATCAGATgcaggcaattcctcagttgagatttcctTTTCCCAGGCATCTCTAGTGTGTGTTGACAAAAATTAATCAGCACAGCTTCATAGATGACAAAATGCTTGTGCTGCCCAAGTAAGTGGCAGAACAGTAGATGAAGAAATGTAACAGGATCTCTGGGCAAAGGCACTAGGGTGCACCATGGCAAAGTCAGTTCTATTACAGTCTGTGGGCTCCTTAAGAAAGATTCAGCTCCTAGAGTAGTTCCGGGGCTCAGCGGGAGCTAGAAAAGTGTGTCGGCATGGTTATCGGGAGTATAGACTGGGTCAGAGTAGTGGAGGTAGGCTGGAAGGTCAGAAGATGGACAGGCCTTTGAGGGATATGGAAGGTCATGGAGAAGTGGTTGAAGCCAGAGGCCATGTACAAACACGAGAGGTGGAATCAATTAACTTGCTTCCAGCAGAGCGTTAAAAGGAAGGCCAGGAGTAAACCAGAAtagggagaggaaaaaacagagcCCAATAATGTTTAGGAGTTAAGCTCTAGGAGGCCTGGTGACACCCTAAGGAATGGAGGACAGTGACATGTCCCCATCTGcaagcaaaatggctggagcagtgaGAAACCGAGAATGGCGGTTGCTGAGAGAACACGCGTGGGTGGTGCAGCCTCAGCAGACACACTCAGGGGTTGCATGTGGGAGGAGGGGCTCCCAGACTTGAGGACTGGAGAAAGCATTAGCAACCTGACAGAACCCGGTTAACAAAGGAAggactacaactcccagcatgcTCGGGTTCGGTGGGGTGACGGCTGGCGGTGGCTGCGCCGCATCCGACTGGTGGGCGCGGGACCTGGGTGGGCACCGGAGCTTGTGATCCCTGAGGGGTCGGCGGTGTGTGGGCGGCGATGCACCGCTGTCCCTCGCCCAAGGGCCGCGCCGGGCTCTTGTTCCCCGCCCCGCGGCCCCGCCCCTTGCCCCACCCCAGCCGGGAGACCTAACCGGGGCCGCAGCGCAGCGGCCGCAGCAACATCAGTCTCGCCGCCGCTGCTCCGCCCCatccccttctgtttttctctcattctccGGTGGTGGCGGTGGGGAAGGTGAAGGAGAGGCAACAGCAGCCAGCTGTGGCTGCAATGAATGATCCCCCAGCCGGAGGGGAGGACTCCAGGTGAGCCTCTGACCTCGGGAGGACCGGGATCCCCCGGCCGCCCAGGACTTGCATCCTCCGCCATGGATCCctaggggaagggaaaaaggaggaggaaaagacagCTCTGCCGCCCACCCCCacctcattttcctcttcctttatcTCATTGTTGCCGAAGCTGTTTACCGTAGcgctccctcttgctccagcatGGGGTGGGTTCCAGGCACTGCCTTTCGGCAGGAGCAGCCTGCACGGTTGCCTGGGGATTCTGCCTAATTCTACCTCTCCAGCCTGTGCACAGAAAGCCGTGGAGAGCTGTGGAGGCCTGGACTGCAGCAGTCTCGGGGGCCAACTCCCTGCATCCCCACCCTGGTAGGCTGCATGCAGATTGAAGACCAGTGCCTGGGGGCTGGGCCAGCCCGACTGATCCCAACCTAGGAGTAGGGCAGAAGGACCGGCCAGGCTACAGAGCGGCCCACCTGGAAGGACAGAGCTGCAAGATGGCCAGTAAGACCAAGGCCAGCGAGGCCCTGAAGGTGGTGGCCCGGTGCCGCCCCCTCAGTAGGAAGGAGGAGGCTGCTGGTCATGAGCAGATTCTGACCATGGACGTGAAACTGGGCCAGGTGACTCTGCGAAACCCCCGCGCGGCACCCGGGGAGCTGCCTAAGACCTTCACTTTTGATGCTGTGTACGACGCTAGCTCCAAGCAGGCCGACCTGTATGACGAAACGGTGAGGCCCCTGATAGACTCGGTGCTTCAGGGTTTCAATGGCACCGTATTTGCCTATGGCCAGACTGGCACTGGCAAGACCTACACCATGCAGGGGACCTGGGTGGAGCCAGAGCTCCGCGGGGTTATCCCCAATGCCTTTGAGCACATCTTCACTCACATCTCCCGCTCCCAGAACCAGCAGTACCTGGTTCGTGCCTCCTACTTGGAGATCTACCAGGAGGAGATTCGAGATCTGCTATCCAAGGAGCCAGGCAAGAGGCTAGAGCTGAAGGAGAATCCTGAAACAGGGGTCTACATCAAGGACCTCTCTTCCTTTGTCACCAAGAATGTCAAGGAGATTGAGCATGTGATGAACCTGGGGAACCAAGCCCGGGCAGTGGGCAGCACCCACATGAATGAGGTCAGCTCCCGGTCCCATGCCATCTTTGTTATCACCGTGGAGTGCAGTGAGCGAGGCTCCGATGGCCAGGACCATATCCGAGTAGGCAAGCTCAACCTGGTAGACCTGGCCGGCAGTGAGAGGCAGAACAAGGCAGGTCCCAACGCAGCTGGAGGGCCAGCCACACAGCCAACAGCTGGTAGTGGTACTGGAGGTGGCAGTGCTAGTGGGTCTAGCAGTAGCGGAGAGAGGCCTAAGGAAGCTTCTAAAATCAATCTGTCGCTATCCGCCCTGGGCAATGTGATTGCTGCTCTGGCGGGCAACAGGAGCACCCACATCCCCTACCGGGACTCCAAGCTGACCCGGCTGCTCCAAGACTCACTGGGGGGCAATGCCAAGACCATCATGGTGGCCACACTGGGTCCAGCTTCTCACAGCTATGATGAGAGCCTCTCTACCCTGCGCTTTGCAAACCGAGCCAAGAACATCAAGAACAAACCGCGGGTGAATGAGGACCCCAAGGACACGCTGCTGAGGGAATTCCAGGAAGAGATCGCCCGCTTGAAGGCCCAGCTGGAGAAGAAGGGGATGTTGGGTAAGCGACCTCGGAGAAAGAGCAGTCGCAGGAAGAAGGCCGTGTCTGCCCCGGCCGGCTATCCAGAGGGGGCGGTGATTGAGGCCTGGGTGGCTGAAGAGGAagatgataacaacaacaatcaCCGCCCACCCCAGCCCATCCTGGAGGCAGCTTTGGAGAAGAACATGGAGAATTACCTGCAGGAACAGAAGGAGCGGCTAGAGGAGGAGAAGGCCGCCATCCAGGATGACCGCAGCCTCGTGAGTGAGGAGAAGCAGAAACTTctagaagagaaggagaagatgctGGAGGATCTGCGGCGGGAGCAGCAGGCCACAGAGCTGCTTGCAGCCAAGTACAAGGTAAGGTCCCCAGAGGATGAGAGGTGTCCCCGCAAGGACTTTGATTGGTAGAGTTTCATTTGAGGGTCTGTGAGTTGACTTGAAGTGGGATAGCACTTCACAATTTACAAAGTACCCCATTTTTTATATCCTCTTGTCTCATCTTCATAGGAGCCATTCCAAAGAGTGGCTTTTAAGTCCTCATCTTGTAGATG contains:
- the Kif3c gene encoding kinesin-like protein KIF3C codes for the protein MASKTKASEALKVVARCRPLSRKEEAAGHEQILTMDVKLGQVTLRNPRAAPGELPKTFTFDAVYDASSKQADLYDETVRPLIDSVLQGFNGTVFAYGQTGTGKTYTMQGTWVEPELRGVIPNAFEHIFTHISRSQNQQYLVRASYLEIYQEEIRDLLSKEPGKRLELKENPETGVYIKDLSSFVTKNVKEIEHVMNLGNQARAVGSTHMNEVSSRSHAIFVITVECSERGSDGQDHIRVGKLNLVDLAGSERQNKAGPNAAGGPATQPTAGSGTGGGSASGSSSSGERPKEASKINLSLSALGNVIAALAGNRSTHIPYRDSKLTRLLQDSLGGNAKTIMVATLGPASHSYDESLSTLRFANRAKNIKNKPRVNEDPKDTLLREFQEEIARLKAQLEKKGMLGKRPRRKSSRRKKAVSAPAGYPEGAVIEAWVAEEEDDNNNNHRPPQPILEAALEKNMENYLQEQKERLEEEKAAIQDDRSLVSEEKQKLLEEKEKMLEDLRREQQATELLAAKYKAMESKLLIGGRNIMDHTNEQQKMLELKRQEIAEQKRREREMQQEMLLRDEETMELRGTYSSLQQEVEVKTKKLKKLYAKLQAVKAEIQDQHEEYIRVRQDLEEAQNEQTRELKLKYLIIENFIPPEEKNKIMNRLFLDCEEEQWKFQPLVPAGVNNSQMKKRPTSAVGYKRPISQYARVAMAMGSHPRYRAENIMFLELDVSPPAIFEMEFSHDQEQDPRALHMERLMRLDSFLERPSTSKVRKSRSWCQSPQRPPPPSTAHASMASAPLHPATVVDHD